In the Haliaeetus albicilla chromosome 7, bHalAlb1.1, whole genome shotgun sequence genome, one interval contains:
- the PAPOLG gene encoding poly(A) polymerase gamma isoform X2, whose protein sequence is MKETCGTPRLQNEPQRHYGITSPISLAPPKDIDCIHTQKLIEAMKPFGVFEDEEELNHRLVVLGKLNNLVKEWISELGESKNLPPSAVANVGGKIFTFGSYRLGVHTKGADIDAVCVAPRHVERSDFFQSFFEKLKHQEGIKNLRAVEDAYVPVVKFEFDGIEIDLVFARLSMQTVSDNLDLRDDSRLRSLDIRCIRSLNGCRVTDEILHLVPNKENFRLTLRAIKLWAKRRGIYSNMLGFLGGVSWAMLVARTCQLYPNALASTLVNKFFLVFSKWEWPNPVLLKQPEESNLNLPVWDPRVNPSDRYHVMPIITPAYPQQNSTYNVSTSTRAVMVEEFKHGLAVTNEILQGKSDWSKLFEPLNFFQKYKHYIVLTASASTEEHHLEWIGLVESKIRVLVGNLERNEFITIAHVKPQSFPGNRELCKQSGYVSMWFLGIVFRKVENAESVNIDLTCVIQSFTDTVYRQASNLNVLKEGMKIEAAHVKRKHLHYFLPAETLQKRKKQSMPGISQNASGLQCKRTFSDGSCLDSSRDMDSRTPYNSSSLNKISKLDACTAEIERNAVYWKSNGVNNREKIPCVAVSSVSKGLPIPVIDSKMEATIAIRTLGPPVGCNIPGHNTVSQLRARFVQGQHELSGTPITDPKNAAPKRPYSVTTKGPHSLTSEECPKKTVDREKLTGQDSAFKDGGNPEDVSSRSTGNGVFGGKPMLIPVINSRSQRLSSKELPDSSSPVPTNSIRIIKRSIKLTLNG, encoded by the exons TACTCCTAGGCTGCAGAATGAGCCTCAAAGGCACTATGGAATTACTTCTCCAATTAGCTTGGCTCCTCCTAAGGATATAGATTGTATTCATACTCAGAAGCTGATTGAAGCGATGAAACCATTTGGGGTATTTGAAGATGAGGAAGAACTGAACCACAG GCTGGTTGTTCTTGGTAAACTGAATAACTTGGTCAAAGAATGGATTTCCGAACTTGGTGAGAGCAAG AATCTTCCCCCTTCAGCAGTAGCAAATGTTGGtggcaaaatatttacatttggtTCTTACAGGCTTGGAGTACACACTAAAG GTGCTGACATAGATGCTGTTTGTGTTGCTCCTAGACATGTAGAAAGATCGGATTTCTTTCAGTCgttctttgaaaaactaaaaCATCAGGAGGGAATAAAAAATCTAAGA GCAGTTGAAGATGCATATGTACCAGTTGTCAAGTTTGAATTTGATGGCATTGAG atTGATCTTGTGTTTGCAAGACTGTCTATGCAAACTGTTTCTGACAATCTTGATCTCAGAGATGACTCGCGTCTCAGAAGCCTGGATATAAGATGTATACGGAGCTTAAATG gctgCAGAGTTACTGATGAAATACTACATCTAGTGCCAAATAAAGAGAACTTCCGTCTCACGCTCCGTGCAATTAAACTGTGGGCAAAAC GGCGTGGCATTTACTCCAACATGCTGGGATTTCTTGGTGGGGTTTCCTGGGCCATGCTAGTAGCAAGAACATGTCAACTCTATCCAAATGCTTTGGCTTCTACTCTTGTTAACaagtttttcttggttttttcaaaatg GGAATGGCCAAATCCTGTATTGCTGAAACAACCCGAAGAGAGCAATCTTAACTTACCAGTATGGGACCCTAGG GTGAACCCATCAGACAGATATCATGTAATGCCTATCATCACCCCAGCCTATCCACAGCAGAACTCTACATACAATGTATCTACATCGACGCGAGCGGTAATGGTAGAGGAGTTCAAACATG GTCTTGCAGTTACAAATGAGATTCTCCAAGGAAAATCAGACTGGTCAAAGCTCTTTGAACCACTGAACTTCTTCCAGAAATACAA acATTATATTGTGCTGACTGCTAGTGCCTCTACTGAAGAGCATCACTTAGAGTG GattggccttgttgaatctaAAATTCGTGTGCTGGTTGGAAACTTGGAGAGGAATGAATTTATAACTATTGCACATGTAAAGCCACAGTCTTTCCCTGGCAACCGAGAACTTTGTAAACA GAGTGGATATGTGTCAATGTGGTTTCTTGGAATCGTATTTAGGAAagtggaaaatgcagaaagtgtTAACATTGATTTAACCTGTGTTATACAGTCATTCACAGATACAG TTTACAGGCAGGCTAGCAATCTCAATGTGCTGAAGGAAGGTATGAAGATTGAGGCAGCTCATGTGAAGAGAAAGCATCTCCACTattttttgcctgcagaaaccttacagaaaagaaagaag caAAGCATGCCAGGTATTAGTCAAAATGCTAGTGGGCTTCAGTGCAAAAGGACTTTTTCAGATGGAAGCTGTTTGGACAGTTCCAGAGACATGGACTCCAGAACACCGTATAATTCCTCTTCATTAAATAAGATATCTAAATTGGACGCTTGTACAGCAGAGATAGAAAG aaatgctgtgtaTTGGAAATCTAATGGTGTTAACAATAGAGAGAAGATACCTTGTGTAGCTGTGTCATCAGTGTCTAAGGGACTCCCCATTCCTGTTATCGATTCAA AAATGGAGGCTACAATTGCAATAAGAACATTGGGACCTCCAGTTGGTTGCAACATTCCAGGACATAACACAGTTTCTCAGCTCAGAGCACGTTTTGTCCAAGGACAGCATGAATTAAGTGGGACTCCAATTACAGATCCTAAGAATGCTGCACCTAAACGACCTTATTCAGTGACCACTAAAGGACCTCATTCACTTACATCAGAAGAATGCCCCAAAAAAACAGTAGACAGAGAAAAG TTAACTGGCCAGGATTCAGCATTCAAAGATGGTGGCAATCCAGAAGATGTCAGCAGCAGATCTACAGGCAAT GGTGTCTTTGGAGGAAAACCCATGCTGATTCCAGTTATCAACTCAAGATCACAG AGGCTTTCCAGCAAAGAACTACCAGATTCTTCATCTCCTGTTCCAACAAATAGTATTCGTATTATTAAAAGATCCATCAAACTTACACTTAATGGGTAA
- the PAPOLG gene encoding poly(A) polymerase gamma isoform X3: MLASGTSTPRLQNEPQRHYGITSPISLAPPKDIDCIHTQKLIEAMKPFGVFEDEEELNHRLVVLGKLNNLVKEWISELGESKNLPPSAVANVGGKIFTFGSYRLGVHTKGADIDAVCVAPRHVERSDFFQSFFEKLKHQEGIKNLRAVEDAYVPVVKFEFDGIEIDLVFARLSMQTVSDNLDLRDDSRLRSLDIRCIRSLNGCRVTDEILHLVPNKENFRLTLRAIKLWAKRRGIYSNMLGFLGGVSWAMLVARTCQLYPNALASTLVNKFFLVFSKW; encoded by the exons TACTCCTAGGCTGCAGAATGAGCCTCAAAGGCACTATGGAATTACTTCTCCAATTAGCTTGGCTCCTCCTAAGGATATAGATTGTATTCATACTCAGAAGCTGATTGAAGCGATGAAACCATTTGGGGTATTTGAAGATGAGGAAGAACTGAACCACAG GCTGGTTGTTCTTGGTAAACTGAATAACTTGGTCAAAGAATGGATTTCCGAACTTGGTGAGAGCAAG AATCTTCCCCCTTCAGCAGTAGCAAATGTTGGtggcaaaatatttacatttggtTCTTACAGGCTTGGAGTACACACTAAAG GTGCTGACATAGATGCTGTTTGTGTTGCTCCTAGACATGTAGAAAGATCGGATTTCTTTCAGTCgttctttgaaaaactaaaaCATCAGGAGGGAATAAAAAATCTAAGA GCAGTTGAAGATGCATATGTACCAGTTGTCAAGTTTGAATTTGATGGCATTGAG atTGATCTTGTGTTTGCAAGACTGTCTATGCAAACTGTTTCTGACAATCTTGATCTCAGAGATGACTCGCGTCTCAGAAGCCTGGATATAAGATGTATACGGAGCTTAAATG gctgCAGAGTTACTGATGAAATACTACATCTAGTGCCAAATAAAGAGAACTTCCGTCTCACGCTCCGTGCAATTAAACTGTGGGCAAAAC GGCGTGGCATTTACTCCAACATGCTGGGATTTCTTGGTGGGGTTTCCTGGGCCATGCTAGTAGCAAGAACATGTCAACTCTATCCAAATGCTTTGGCTTCTACTCTTGTTAACaagtttttcttggttttttcaaaatggtaa
- the PAPOLG gene encoding poly(A) polymerase gamma isoform X1 gives MLASGTSTPRLQNEPQRHYGITSPISLAPPKDIDCIHTQKLIEAMKPFGVFEDEEELNHRLVVLGKLNNLVKEWISELGESKNLPPSAVANVGGKIFTFGSYRLGVHTKGADIDAVCVAPRHVERSDFFQSFFEKLKHQEGIKNLRAVEDAYVPVVKFEFDGIEIDLVFARLSMQTVSDNLDLRDDSRLRSLDIRCIRSLNGCRVTDEILHLVPNKENFRLTLRAIKLWAKRRGIYSNMLGFLGGVSWAMLVARTCQLYPNALASTLVNKFFLVFSKWEWPNPVLLKQPEESNLNLPVWDPRVNPSDRYHVMPIITPAYPQQNSTYNVSTSTRAVMVEEFKHGLAVTNEILQGKSDWSKLFEPLNFFQKYKHYIVLTASASTEEHHLEWIGLVESKIRVLVGNLERNEFITIAHVKPQSFPGNRELCKQSGYVSMWFLGIVFRKVENAESVNIDLTCVIQSFTDTVYRQASNLNVLKEGMKIEAAHVKRKHLHYFLPAETLQKRKKQSMPGISQNASGLQCKRTFSDGSCLDSSRDMDSRTPYNSSSLNKISKLDACTAEIERNAVYWKSNGVNNREKIPCVAVSSVSKGLPIPVIDSKMEATIAIRTLGPPVGCNIPGHNTVSQLRARFVQGQHELSGTPITDPKNAAPKRPYSVTTKGPHSLTSEECPKKTVDREKLTGQDSAFKDGGNPEDVSSRSTGNGVFGGKPMLIPVINSRSQRLSSKELPDSSSPVPTNSIRIIKRSIKLTLNG, from the exons TACTCCTAGGCTGCAGAATGAGCCTCAAAGGCACTATGGAATTACTTCTCCAATTAGCTTGGCTCCTCCTAAGGATATAGATTGTATTCATACTCAGAAGCTGATTGAAGCGATGAAACCATTTGGGGTATTTGAAGATGAGGAAGAACTGAACCACAG GCTGGTTGTTCTTGGTAAACTGAATAACTTGGTCAAAGAATGGATTTCCGAACTTGGTGAGAGCAAG AATCTTCCCCCTTCAGCAGTAGCAAATGTTGGtggcaaaatatttacatttggtTCTTACAGGCTTGGAGTACACACTAAAG GTGCTGACATAGATGCTGTTTGTGTTGCTCCTAGACATGTAGAAAGATCGGATTTCTTTCAGTCgttctttgaaaaactaaaaCATCAGGAGGGAATAAAAAATCTAAGA GCAGTTGAAGATGCATATGTACCAGTTGTCAAGTTTGAATTTGATGGCATTGAG atTGATCTTGTGTTTGCAAGACTGTCTATGCAAACTGTTTCTGACAATCTTGATCTCAGAGATGACTCGCGTCTCAGAAGCCTGGATATAAGATGTATACGGAGCTTAAATG gctgCAGAGTTACTGATGAAATACTACATCTAGTGCCAAATAAAGAGAACTTCCGTCTCACGCTCCGTGCAATTAAACTGTGGGCAAAAC GGCGTGGCATTTACTCCAACATGCTGGGATTTCTTGGTGGGGTTTCCTGGGCCATGCTAGTAGCAAGAACATGTCAACTCTATCCAAATGCTTTGGCTTCTACTCTTGTTAACaagtttttcttggttttttcaaaatg GGAATGGCCAAATCCTGTATTGCTGAAACAACCCGAAGAGAGCAATCTTAACTTACCAGTATGGGACCCTAGG GTGAACCCATCAGACAGATATCATGTAATGCCTATCATCACCCCAGCCTATCCACAGCAGAACTCTACATACAATGTATCTACATCGACGCGAGCGGTAATGGTAGAGGAGTTCAAACATG GTCTTGCAGTTACAAATGAGATTCTCCAAGGAAAATCAGACTGGTCAAAGCTCTTTGAACCACTGAACTTCTTCCAGAAATACAA acATTATATTGTGCTGACTGCTAGTGCCTCTACTGAAGAGCATCACTTAGAGTG GattggccttgttgaatctaAAATTCGTGTGCTGGTTGGAAACTTGGAGAGGAATGAATTTATAACTATTGCACATGTAAAGCCACAGTCTTTCCCTGGCAACCGAGAACTTTGTAAACA GAGTGGATATGTGTCAATGTGGTTTCTTGGAATCGTATTTAGGAAagtggaaaatgcagaaagtgtTAACATTGATTTAACCTGTGTTATACAGTCATTCACAGATACAG TTTACAGGCAGGCTAGCAATCTCAATGTGCTGAAGGAAGGTATGAAGATTGAGGCAGCTCATGTGAAGAGAAAGCATCTCCACTattttttgcctgcagaaaccttacagaaaagaaagaag caAAGCATGCCAGGTATTAGTCAAAATGCTAGTGGGCTTCAGTGCAAAAGGACTTTTTCAGATGGAAGCTGTTTGGACAGTTCCAGAGACATGGACTCCAGAACACCGTATAATTCCTCTTCATTAAATAAGATATCTAAATTGGACGCTTGTACAGCAGAGATAGAAAG aaatgctgtgtaTTGGAAATCTAATGGTGTTAACAATAGAGAGAAGATACCTTGTGTAGCTGTGTCATCAGTGTCTAAGGGACTCCCCATTCCTGTTATCGATTCAA AAATGGAGGCTACAATTGCAATAAGAACATTGGGACCTCCAGTTGGTTGCAACATTCCAGGACATAACACAGTTTCTCAGCTCAGAGCACGTTTTGTCCAAGGACAGCATGAATTAAGTGGGACTCCAATTACAGATCCTAAGAATGCTGCACCTAAACGACCTTATTCAGTGACCACTAAAGGACCTCATTCACTTACATCAGAAGAATGCCCCAAAAAAACAGTAGACAGAGAAAAG TTAACTGGCCAGGATTCAGCATTCAAAGATGGTGGCAATCCAGAAGATGTCAGCAGCAGATCTACAGGCAAT GGTGTCTTTGGAGGAAAACCCATGCTGATTCCAGTTATCAACTCAAGATCACAG AGGCTTTCCAGCAAAGAACTACCAGATTCTTCATCTCCTGTTCCAACAAATAGTATTCGTATTATTAAAAGATCCATCAAACTTACACTTAATGGGTAA